A region of Salirhabdus salicampi DNA encodes the following proteins:
- a CDS encoding GbsR/MarR family transcriptional regulator translates to MENGKHNKDWSSYEETIEKFIQVIAKNMSLYGITTSVGRLYGALYFADEPMTLDDMRDALEMSKTSMSTGVRSLSEMKMVEPAFKKGVRKDLYKSEEDWYKSFTSLFGNRWRHHTETNIEEAEEAIIELRELAENTSDEELKEKIESDIDRLVYAKNYYKWLMKFIKVVETGEIFKYVPKETDKS, encoded by the coding sequence GTGGAAAACGGAAAACATAATAAAGATTGGTCAAGTTATGAAGAAACAATTGAAAAATTTATTCAAGTCATTGCAAAAAATATGAGTCTCTATGGTATTACTACATCAGTTGGTCGGCTTTACGGAGCTTTATATTTCGCGGACGAGCCTATGACATTAGATGATATGCGAGATGCACTCGAAATGAGTAAAACAAGTATGTCCACAGGTGTACGCTCATTATCAGAAATGAAAATGGTAGAACCTGCTTTTAAAAAGGGTGTTCGTAAAGATTTATATAAATCAGAAGAAGACTGGTATAAGTCGTTTACTTCACTTTTCGGTAATCGTTGGAGGCATCATACAGAAACGAATATTGAAGAAGCAGAAGAAGCGATTATCGAATTAAGAGAGCTCGCGGAAAATACCTCTGACGAGGAACTAAAGGAGAAGATTGAGTCTGATATCGACCGATTAGTATATGCAAAAAACTATTACAAATGGTTAATGAAATTTATTAAAGTAGTGGAAACAGGCGAAATATTTAAATATGTTCCGAAAGAAACTGACAAGAGCTAG
- a CDS encoding sporulation YhaL family protein, producing the protein MILGVHWVIYVLIAFILFSGYMALRAMRAEKQLEQQFIEKEGQVYMERIERERKKRTNKDETSKEPELSGQ; encoded by the coding sequence GTGATTTTAGGTGTTCATTGGGTCATATATGTGTTAATTGCATTTATCTTGTTTAGTGGATATATGGCACTACGTGCAATGCGTGCGGAGAAACAACTTGAACAGCAATTTATTGAAAAAGAAGGGCAAGTTTATATGGAACGGATTGAACGGGAACGTAAGAAACGAACAAATAAAGACGAAACATCAAAGGAACCGGAGTTATCAGGACAATAA
- a CDS encoding peptidylprolyl isomerase has product MKKLTTAIILAITALTLAACTSNDDSKMDDSDAVVETKAGNITKEEFYQALKAQNGEAVLQELVMRKILEDKYEVTEDEVNKEIKQLKENFGDQFEMVLQQNGFESEEDLYDVIYFNKLQEKAATEGVEVSEEEIEDYYNKLTVEVRASHILVDDEETANEVIEKLNAGEEFASLSEEYSNDTAANEEGGDLGFFAINGNMDPTFANAAYDLEVGEVSKPVQTQFGWHVIKVTDKRDAEDVGSLEDMRDEIRSMLVNEKVDQQALQGKIDQLVQDANIDVKIDEFKDLFNN; this is encoded by the coding sequence ATGAAGAAACTAACCACTGCAATCATCTTAGCAATTACTGCACTTACATTAGCTGCATGTACTAGTAATGATGATTCAAAAATGGATGACAGTGATGCAGTTGTGGAAACGAAAGCAGGTAACATTACAAAAGAAGAATTTTATCAAGCGTTGAAAGCGCAAAATGGTGAGGCTGTACTACAAGAATTAGTAATGAGAAAGATCCTGGAAGATAAATACGAAGTTACAGAAGATGAAGTGAACAAAGAAATTAAACAATTGAAGGAAAACTTCGGTGACCAGTTTGAAATGGTATTACAACAAAACGGTTTTGAAAGTGAAGAAGATTTATATGATGTCATTTACTTCAATAAACTTCAAGAAAAGGCCGCTACAGAAGGTGTTGAAGTTTCCGAAGAAGAAATTGAAGATTATTATAATAAGTTAACCGTCGAGGTAAGAGCAAGTCATATTTTAGTTGATGACGAAGAAACAGCAAACGAAGTCATTGAAAAGCTCAATGCGGGTGAGGAATTTGCTAGCCTATCAGAAGAATACTCAAACGACACCGCTGCAAATGAAGAAGGAGGAGACCTGGGCTTCTTTGCAATTAACGGTAATATGGACCCAACGTTTGCAAATGCAGCTTACGATTTAGAAGTTGGGGAAGTGAGTAAGCCTGTTCAAACCCAATTTGGTTGGCACGTAATTAAGGTAACGGACAAGCGTGATGCTGAAGATGTAGGGTCACTTGAAGATATGCGTGACGAGATTCGGAGTATGCTTGTAAATGAAAAAGTCGATCAACAAGCTTTACAAGGAAAAATTGATCAACTCGTACAAGATGCTAATATTGATGTGAAAATTGATGAATTTAAAGACTTATTTAATAATTAA
- a CDS encoding YjcZ family sporulation protein: MSHKGYYGGGFSLIVVLFILLIIVGAAWY; the protein is encoded by the coding sequence ATGAGCCATAAAGGATACTATGGTGGAGGATTTTCGTTAATTGTCGTGCTGTTCATTTTGTTAATTATTGTTGGGGCAGCCTGGTACTAA
- a CDS encoding DUF3267 domain-containing protein encodes MNCWKTVNITRELGQSRIYILSCIVSMLGFILLFLPFSLYHQNVLINDYGILPLLFVLYLLPLMHKLCHIIPLIMFSKKVKARFYLKLNILPSVKYRTFKAFTKKTSVFVALGPTLFLTIPALVSGLIFPSFYPYSAFFAALNMGLSITDFLYVVQFSKAPKQCVIENAKDGFDILIR; translated from the coding sequence ATGAATTGCTGGAAAACAGTAAACATTACCAGGGAATTAGGACAAAGCCGAATTTATATCCTATCGTGTATAGTAAGTATGTTAGGGTTTATTTTATTGTTTTTACCTTTTTCCCTATATCATCAAAACGTGTTAATTAATGATTATGGAATTTTACCTTTACTATTTGTTTTGTATCTATTACCACTCATGCACAAATTATGTCACATTATACCGTTAATCATGTTTTCGAAAAAAGTGAAGGCTCGATTTTATTTAAAATTAAACATATTACCATCCGTGAAATATCGTACCTTTAAAGCATTTACAAAAAAGACATCGGTCTTTGTAGCTCTGGGCCCTACTTTATTTTTGACGATTCCAGCGCTTGTTAGTGGATTAATCTTTCCAAGTTTTTACCCTTACAGTGCATTTTTTGCAGCTTTAAATATGGGACTCTCCATAACTGACTTTTTATATGTAGTACAATTTTCCAAGGCGCCAAAACAATGTGTTATTGAAAATGCTAAGGATGGCTTTGATATTTTAATAAGATAG
- a CDS encoding HTH-type transcriptional regulator Hpr — MVENDKDSFLEGAIYSHKVAQLSKALWKSIERDWQEWVKPFNLNINEHHILWVSYRLGGSSISEISKFGVMHVSTAFNFSKKLEKRGLLTFSKRENDKRNTYVDLTDEGKKLLEETLSVFDPSDASIVKGSLKLKELYGKFPEFLEIIAIVREVYGDEYLDILNRTITSIEKDYQED, encoded by the coding sequence ATAGTGGAAAATGATAAGGATTCCTTCCTAGAAGGAGCAATATACAGTCATAAAGTCGCACAACTTAGTAAAGCCTTGTGGAAATCCATCGAAAGAGACTGGCAGGAATGGGTTAAACCGTTTAACTTAAATATAAATGAACATCACATTTTATGGGTTTCATACCGACTTGGCGGGTCAAGTATATCAGAGATTTCCAAATTTGGCGTTATGCACGTCTCTACTGCTTTTAACTTTTCAAAGAAATTAGAAAAGCGTGGTTTACTCACTTTCTCAAAAAGGGAAAATGATAAACGAAATACTTATGTAGATTTAACAGACGAAGGAAAAAAACTGTTGGAGGAAACACTAAGCGTATTTGATCCATCTGATGCTAGTATTGTAAAAGGGTCATTAAAATTAAAAGAACTGTATGGAAAGTTTCCTGAGTTCCTGGAAATTATAGCAATAGTTAGAGAAGTTTATGGCGACGAATATTTAGATATTTTAAATCGTACCATTACTAGTATTGAGAAAGATTATCAAGAGGATTAA
- a CDS encoding anti-sigma factor — protein sequence MREFHIYEEKLIDYLDGTLHQGEVANVEQHLRSCSECQSRCEYWASTLKGSFPSIPESRRKSIWKNLQSALFQKRKAKLTMLYKGTLTVAACSLFFYIGLQFGGSEKALDQQSFTIDDRTEVYDVIHSHNGDSKGYAWYNPNHKEMMLYIHESPQTETANYVFIETKDTTIQSNKVNVANGKTHIYIQDENLAEIYRVIIQGQQTERTSYELKIIPTTIEVTR from the coding sequence ATGAGAGAGTTTCACATTTACGAGGAAAAATTGATTGATTATCTGGATGGTACCCTTCATCAGGGTGAAGTTGCGAATGTGGAACAACACCTACGTTCTTGCTCTGAGTGTCAAAGCAGATGCGAATATTGGGCTAGCACTTTAAAAGGTTCATTTCCGAGCATACCTGAGTCGAGAAGAAAGTCCATATGGAAGAATTTACAGTCGGCATTATTTCAAAAACGCAAGGCCAAACTAACTATGTTATATAAAGGTACACTCACGGTAGCCGCGTGTTCACTTTTTTTCTACATCGGCTTACAATTTGGAGGAAGTGAAAAGGCCTTAGATCAGCAGTCTTTTACCATTGATGACCGTACTGAAGTGTATGATGTCATTCATAGTCATAATGGAGATAGTAAGGGATATGCTTGGTACAATCCTAACCATAAAGAAATGATGTTATATATTCATGAATCACCACAAACTGAAACCGCGAATTACGTATTTATTGAAACAAAAGATACAACAATTCAATCAAATAAAGTCAATGTGGCAAACGGAAAAACACATATATACATTCAAGATGAGAACCTTGCCGAAATATATCGTGTCATTATACAAGGACAGCAAACCGAAAGAACGAGTTATGAACTGAAAATTATACCTACTACTATAGAAGTAACGAGGTAA
- a CDS encoding RNA polymerase sigma factor: protein MSSTDQEDRLLLQGISNGSINDFQTLYERYISYVYKIVNSLLSDEHEAADLCHDIFLEIYHRAHTYEIRRGSVKAWIAVKAKSRTIDYIRKKQRIVLKDKLHFQKKESLNSTEDSVIKQLDADRLLQAIKTLPSSQQEAIYYNYYHALSHREIADRIGRPLGTVKSLIRYGIQNIRKQLTSSSQSRHKEGEI, encoded by the coding sequence ATGTCATCAACGGATCAAGAGGATCGCCTCTTATTACAAGGGATTTCAAATGGTTCTATTAACGATTTTCAGACGTTATACGAGCGTTACATATCTTATGTATATAAAATTGTAAATTCCTTGTTATCCGATGAACATGAAGCTGCTGATTTATGCCATGATATATTCTTAGAAATATATCATAGGGCCCATACTTACGAGATTAGACGGGGTTCCGTGAAAGCTTGGATTGCAGTTAAAGCGAAATCGAGAACAATTGATTATATTCGGAAAAAACAACGAATTGTATTGAAGGATAAGCTTCATTTTCAAAAGAAAGAAAGCCTAAATAGTACTGAGGATTCTGTGATAAAACAATTAGATGCCGATCGGTTATTACAAGCGATTAAAACATTGCCATCGTCGCAGCAAGAGGCCATTTACTATAACTACTATCATGCGTTATCTCATCGGGAAATAGCTGATAGAATCGGTCGTCCCCTTGGAACAGTCAAATCACTTATCCGCTATGGCATACAAAATATTAGAAAACAACTTACATCCTCTAGTCAGAGTAGGCATAAGGAGGGAGAAATATGA
- a CDS encoding COG1470 family protein, with the protein MQKRSFLVLLFTLTLVLTIIPTYVGYAVSGVTLHTPYSGISLTPGEKANMQVEVLNNSTSIKHVNISVRNLPEDWNHNITSGGYAVNSLSVKPDDSEIITLDVEVPLRIDKGSYEFQMVAEADGETPSFLPITINVNERGVFQTELTTKQPNMEGDSDASFTYDLELYNRTAEEQHYALRADAPRGWTVDFKVNGSSVTSVAVNSNARENIKVELHPSEQVKEGTYEVPITASAGQTESSVKLEAHITGSYGVELTTPDGRLSETIVAGKEKTMKLEVKNTGTTTLRQLSLSSNTPPNWDVTFDSETIDSIEPGESQEVRATIHAAEKAIAGDYVVEMSVSSPEASSNSQFRMSVKTSSVWGWIGVLIIIAVVIGIYYLVRKYGRR; encoded by the coding sequence ATGCAGAAAAGGTCATTTTTGGTGCTTCTTTTCACACTTACACTTGTTTTAACTATAATTCCAACATATGTAGGATATGCGGTGTCGGGGGTGACATTACATACACCATATTCGGGAATTTCCTTAACTCCTGGGGAAAAAGCAAACATGCAAGTTGAAGTATTAAACAACTCCACATCAATCAAGCATGTAAACATATCAGTGAGAAATTTACCAGAGGACTGGAATCACAATATTACATCAGGTGGATATGCAGTTAATTCCCTTTCAGTGAAACCAGATGACTCGGAGATAATTACTTTAGATGTAGAAGTTCCGTTAAGAATTGATAAAGGAAGCTACGAATTTCAAATGGTTGCTGAGGCAGATGGAGAAACCCCCTCGTTTCTACCGATTACGATAAACGTTAACGAAAGAGGTGTGTTTCAAACAGAGTTAACAACAAAGCAACCGAATATGGAGGGAGACAGCGATGCTTCCTTCACATATGATTTAGAACTGTATAATCGAACAGCTGAAGAACAACATTATGCACTGCGTGCCGATGCGCCGAGAGGGTGGACGGTTGATTTTAAAGTGAATGGTTCGAGTGTAACAAGCGTAGCCGTTAATTCAAATGCTAGGGAAAATATAAAAGTAGAATTACATCCATCTGAACAGGTGAAAGAAGGTACCTACGAGGTACCGATAACAGCGTCTGCCGGACAGACTGAATCCAGCGTAAAGCTAGAAGCCCATATTACTGGTTCTTATGGAGTGGAACTGACAACCCCGGACGGTCGATTAAGTGAAACTATTGTGGCAGGTAAAGAAAAAACGATGAAACTTGAAGTGAAAAATACGGGTACAACGACACTCCGCCAATTATCATTGAGCAGTAACACACCGCCAAACTGGGATGTGACCTTCGATTCTGAAACAATTGACTCGATTGAACCGGGAGAGAGCCAGGAGGTACGAGCTACTATCCATGCGGCAGAGAAGGCTATCGCAGGGGACTATGTAGTAGAAATGTCTGTTTCATCTCCTGAAGCTTCTTCTAATTCACAGTTCCGAATGAGTGTGAAAACTTCTAGTGTATGGGGTTGGATTGGGGTATTGATCATTATTGCCGTAGTTATCGGAATCTATTATCTCGTTCGGAAATACGGGAGGAGATAA
- a CDS encoding ABC transporter ATP-binding protein: MEDTIIELQNVTKEYREVKAVNKLSLSIKKGEIFGLLGPNGAGKSTTIFMVLGLTEPTEGEVSVCGLHATNQPIEVKKQVGFLPDTVGFYEDMTGIENLMLTGELNGLRKQEAKRRGLELLQQVGLGDVADKKVGKFSRGMKQRLGLADVLMKNPKVMILDEPTLGIDPSGIKQFLTLIEELSKEKGITVLLSSHHLHHVQRICDRVGIFVNGELMACGNMEQLQRQLLGEETYIYNIKVPIINDRVTNVLESLDDVKHVSVSDKGYFVHLDKRDEGDLIQHLVEREVPILGFEHVSLGLDEIYDRYFREGDVHDIA, encoded by the coding sequence ATGGAAGACACCATTATTGAATTACAAAATGTAACTAAGGAATATAGGGAGGTTAAAGCCGTTAACAAGTTAAGCTTGTCAATAAAAAAAGGAGAAATATTTGGGCTGCTAGGCCCGAATGGTGCTGGTAAATCTACTACCATTTTTATGGTCTTAGGGCTTACTGAGCCTACGGAAGGTGAAGTATCTGTTTGTGGGCTTCATGCAACAAATCAACCAATTGAGGTAAAGAAACAAGTTGGGTTTTTACCTGATACAGTTGGTTTTTATGAGGATATGACAGGTATAGAAAACCTAATGTTAACGGGTGAATTGAATGGGTTACGGAAACAAGAGGCGAAAAGACGAGGTTTGGAGTTACTTCAACAAGTTGGGTTGGGGGATGTAGCTGACAAGAAAGTAGGCAAATTCTCCCGAGGGATGAAGCAACGCCTAGGACTTGCAGATGTATTAATGAAGAACCCAAAAGTGATGATTTTAGACGAACCAACCCTTGGAATTGACCCAAGTGGAATCAAACAGTTTCTTACATTAATCGAAGAATTGAGTAAAGAAAAAGGAATTACGGTTTTGCTTTCTTCACACCATTTACACCATGTGCAAAGAATTTGTGACCGTGTAGGTATTTTTGTGAATGGTGAACTCATGGCTTGTGGTAATATGGAACAACTACAACGACAGTTATTAGGAGAGGAAACATATATATATAACATAAAAGTTCCAATAATTAATGATCGAGTTACAAATGTATTGGAGTCACTAGATGACGTAAAACACGTTTCGGTAAGTGATAAAGGATATTTTGTCCATTTAGATAAACGTGATGAGGGAGATTTGATACAGCACCTGGTGGAGAGAGAAGTTCCAATTCTTGGTTTTGAACACGTTTCCCTCGGACTTGATGAAATATATGATCGTTATTTTCGAGAAGGTGATGTACATGACATTGCCTAA
- a CDS encoding ABC transporter permease, translating to MTLPNLAETFRRFIQSPIWVIVKKEITDHIKSFRFNILIALILLTCIGSLYTALTSIRGVAESIDNNEELFLYLEIFSITGKDGTLPPFITFMSFLGPLLGISLGFDAVNQERNKGTLLRVMAQPIPRDYIILGKFLAALFVISTFIMSLGLLVIASGILLLGIPPTLEEFLRIFIFLLMTVIYISFWLSLSILLSIRFKQAATSALAGIAMWLFLSIFYSILVNLMIDASMPDQLFHQSMEKGNYEEMALSFMRLSPNYLYSEITTVLLTPNFRTLGPITMEQVIGAVPSPLGIGQSLSVIWPQLFGISALCFVCFALSYYIFIRQDVRS from the coding sequence ATGACATTGCCTAATCTAGCCGAAACTTTCCGTCGTTTTATTCAAAGTCCAATTTGGGTCATAGTAAAAAAAGAAATAACCGATCATATAAAAAGTTTTCGCTTTAACATATTAATCGCGCTTATTTTATTAACGTGTATCGGATCGCTATACACAGCCTTAACTTCGATACGAGGCGTAGCAGAGAGTATTGACAATAATGAGGAACTATTTCTCTATTTAGAGATTTTTTCGATTACAGGAAAGGATGGAACACTTCCTCCATTTATTACTTTCATGAGCTTTTTAGGTCCATTACTCGGAATTAGTCTCGGCTTTGATGCGGTTAATCAAGAAAGAAATAAAGGGACACTTTTAAGGGTTATGGCGCAACCAATACCGAGGGACTATATTATTTTAGGGAAATTTCTTGCTGCCCTTTTCGTTATTAGTACATTTATAATGTCCCTTGGCCTTCTTGTAATAGCAAGTGGTATTTTGTTACTAGGAATTCCACCTACGTTAGAAGAGTTTTTACGAATTTTTATTTTTCTTCTCATGACGGTCATTTACATTTCTTTTTGGCTAAGTTTATCCATTCTTTTGTCGATTCGGTTCAAACAAGCTGCAACATCAGCTCTTGCAGGAATTGCAATGTGGCTTTTCTTAAGTATTTTCTATTCTATACTCGTTAACCTAATGATTGATGCCTCTATGCCTGACCAACTGTTTCATCAATCAATGGAAAAAGGTAATTACGAAGAAATGGCGTTAAGTTTTATGCGTTTATCTCCGAATTACCTATATTCAGAAATTACCACTGTATTGTTAACACCTAACTTTCGTACGTTAGGTCCAATCACAATGGAGCAAGTCATTGGAGCAGTGCCATCTCCCTTAGGAATTGGCCAAAGCTTAAGTGTTATATGGCCACAGTTGTTTGGAATTTCAGCCCTTTGTTTTGTCTGTTTTGCTCTTTCCTATTATATTTTCATTCGTCAAGATGTTCGCTCATAA
- a CDS encoding GbsR/MarR family transcriptional regulator yields MPGTNHGAYIEMIQNEVIAEFSKTLEMFDLTPAEARLFVTLYINQAPMTLDEMSDALGKSKTSMSTGIRSLLDLNLVDRVWKKGVRKDLYQAKEDLYRKFMNAFLQKWLDAADRQKQSLEEIEQTLQNEHDVDGIKPLQKRIDDMIEFHQLIEKTFKSVKPNGRKTL; encoded by the coding sequence ATGCCAGGTACAAACCATGGAGCATATATAGAAATGATTCAAAATGAAGTGATTGCTGAGTTTTCAAAAACATTGGAAATGTTTGATCTTACTCCTGCAGAAGCAAGACTGTTTGTTACCCTTTATATAAATCAAGCACCAATGACCTTAGATGAAATGAGTGATGCTCTAGGAAAAAGCAAAACTTCCATGAGTACAGGAATACGTAGTTTGTTAGATTTAAACTTAGTAGACCGGGTTTGGAAAAAAGGTGTAAGAAAAGACCTATACCAAGCTAAAGAAGATTTATATCGCAAATTTATGAACGCTTTTTTACAAAAGTGGTTAGATGCAGCAGATAGACAAAAACAATCATTAGAGGAAATTGAACAAACGCTTCAAAACGAACATGATGTGGATGGAATAAAACCGTTACAAAAACGAATTGATGATATGATAGAATTTCATCAACTTATTGAAAAGACGTTTAAAAGTGTAAAACCGAATGGGAGAAAAACGCTATAA
- a CDS encoding quaternary amine ABC transporter ATP-binding protein, with protein sequence MPIIKVENLSKVFGKKPKDALKLLDAGFSKEEILGKTGNTVGVNRATFEVEQGEIFVIMGLSGSGKSTLVRLINRLIEPTEGDILINDVNLADMNKEQLRQVRREKLGMVFQRFALFPFRTVLENAEYGLEVQGIKKEERKEKATQALELVGLGKYVDQYPSQLSGGMQQRVGLARALANDPEVLLMDEAFSALDPLIRKEMQDELLDLQERMKKTILFITHDLDEALRIGDRIALMKDGSIVQIGTPEEILTNPANEYVEKFVEDVDRSKVLTAENVMKRPETINIEKHGPRVALDRMLDEGLSSIYVVDRQRNLKGYVTADDASNAKKNNITNLQEILKTDVPTAVLDTPMQEIMDTIYDSVVPIAVVEEGKLRGIIVRGAVIAALAGSEVNE encoded by the coding sequence GTGCCTATTATAAAAGTAGAAAATTTATCGAAAGTATTTGGAAAGAAACCGAAAGATGCGTTAAAGCTTCTCGACGCTGGGTTTTCAAAAGAAGAGATTTTAGGTAAGACAGGTAATACAGTTGGGGTAAATCGGGCAACCTTTGAAGTTGAGCAAGGAGAAATCTTTGTTATCATGGGTTTATCTGGAAGTGGTAAGTCTACATTAGTACGCCTGATTAATAGACTAATTGAACCAACTGAAGGTGACATCCTTATTAATGATGTAAATCTGGCAGATATGAATAAGGAGCAGTTACGTCAAGTAAGACGAGAAAAATTAGGAATGGTATTCCAACGTTTTGCGTTATTCCCGTTCCGTACCGTACTAGAAAATGCAGAGTACGGCTTAGAAGTACAAGGCATTAAAAAAGAGGAACGAAAAGAAAAAGCGACACAAGCACTTGAATTAGTTGGGTTAGGAAAATATGTTGATCAGTATCCATCACAACTGTCAGGAGGAATGCAACAGCGTGTAGGTTTAGCACGTGCATTAGCGAACGATCCTGAAGTATTGTTAATGGATGAAGCTTTCTCAGCATTAGACCCTTTAATCCGAAAAGAAATGCAAGACGAATTATTAGATTTACAAGAGAGAATGAAAAAAACGATTCTATTTATCACCCACGATTTAGATGAAGCTTTAAGAATCGGTGATAGAATTGCACTTATGAAAGACGGTTCCATTGTACAAATTGGGACACCTGAAGAAATTTTAACAAATCCTGCGAATGAATATGTTGAAAAGTTCGTAGAAGACGTTGATCGTTCAAAAGTACTTACTGCGGAAAACGTTATGAAGCGTCCTGAGACAATCAATATTGAAAAACACGGTCCCCGTGTAGCGCTTGATCGTATGTTAGACGAAGGTTTATCTAGCATTTATGTGGTGGATAGACAACGTAACTTAAAAGGATACGTGACAGCAGATGACGCTTCAAATGCTAAGAAAAATAACATAACAAATTTACAAGAAATTTTAAAAACGGACGTACCAACAGCTGTATTAGATACACCAATGCAAGAGATTATGGACACAATTTACGATTCTGTAGTTCCGATTGCCGTAGTAGAAGAGGGTAAACTACGGGGAATTATAGTAAGAGGTGCGGTCATTGCCGCGCTAGCCGGTAGCGAGGTGAATGAATAA
- a CDS encoding ABC transporter permease: MFDLLDKIPKIPVSEWVDAFIDWLKVVLAAPFQFLREDFKTFLQDTVTDNLVKIPPEIIILIVVVAAFFLSGKRFGLPAFSLVGLVFVYNQGLWVELMQTLVLVVTASMISVLIGLPIGIMMSKSNKLEKTITPILDLMQTMPSFVYLIPAVAFFSIGIVPGIFATLIFATPPTVRFTNLAIRQVSDELIEAAEAFGSTPFQKLFKLELPMAKRTIMAGINQTVMLSLSMVVIASMIGTPGLGKEVQEALSRNLAGPGFVSGFCIVILAIIFDRFTQSLNKQEGSY, from the coding sequence ATGTTTGATTTATTAGATAAAATACCGAAAATCCCGGTAAGTGAATGGGTAGATGCTTTTATTGATTGGCTGAAAGTAGTGTTAGCTGCACCGTTTCAGTTTTTACGAGAAGATTTTAAAACATTTTTACAAGATACCGTAACGGATAATCTAGTAAAAATTCCACCCGAAATTATTATTCTTATTGTCGTTGTTGCAGCATTCTTTCTTTCAGGAAAACGATTTGGCTTACCAGCATTTTCATTAGTAGGACTTGTTTTTGTTTACAACCAAGGGTTATGGGTAGAATTAATGCAAACGTTAGTATTGGTTGTAACGGCTAGTATGATTTCGGTTTTAATCGGACTGCCAATTGGCATCATGATGTCAAAGAGCAATAAACTTGAAAAGACAATTACACCCATTTTAGATTTAATGCAGACGATGCCATCATTCGTATATTTAATTCCAGCAGTTGCTTTTTTCAGTATTGGAATTGTACCAGGTATTTTTGCAACATTAATTTTTGCAACACCACCTACGGTTCGTTTTACGAATTTGGCCATTAGACAAGTTTCAGATGAACTGATCGAAGCGGCGGAAGCATTTGGAAGTACACCTTTCCAAAAATTATTTAAACTTGAGCTTCCGATGGCAAAACGAACAATTATGGCTGGAATTAACCAGACAGTAATGCTTTCTTTGTCCATGGTTGTAATTGCGTCCATGATTGGAACACCGGGATTAGGAAAAGAAGTGCAGGAAGCTCTTTCCCGTAACTTAGCCGGTCCAGGATTTGTTTCTGGTTTTTGTATCGTTATTTTAGCCATTATTTTTGATCGCTTTACTCAAAGCTTGAATAAGCAAGAGGGAAGCTATTAA